One window of Paenibacillus sp. FSL K6-3182 genomic DNA carries:
- a CDS encoding nitrite reductase, translating to MNDKIKIAVSPAIQVGGSLFTPHQLVTIGSLIDTEANIEMTPFKQLYVEIPLDQQNEITEQLRAVGLEVNPSGFTTKSLIACNFCKGAQDAGLDIAIKLNEAIAGIGTPTPMKVGYAGCALGTSEPLLKDIGVVKMRNVFDVYVGGEPKGIKTSFAQLLISGLSEEKLIPSIINLVNYYKEHAKGKEKFSKFINRISLDELKTLKWNEQP from the coding sequence ATGAATGATAAAATAAAAATCGCAGTCTCACCAGCCATTCAGGTTGGAGGCAGCCTGTTCACACCTCATCAACTGGTAACCATAGGTTCACTTATTGACACAGAAGCAAATATAGAGATGACACCTTTTAAGCAGCTTTATGTGGAAATACCGTTAGATCAACAAAATGAAATAACCGAACAATTACGAGCAGTCGGCCTCGAGGTTAATCCTTCAGGCTTTACGACAAAAAGCTTGATTGCATGCAACTTTTGCAAAGGAGCCCAGGATGCAGGCTTAGATATTGCCATTAAATTAAACGAAGCAATTGCGGGAATCGGAACACCAACTCCAATGAAAGTCGGTTATGCTGGTTGCGCATTAGGTACAAGTGAACCTTTATTAAAAGATATTGGGGTCGTAAAAATGCGGAATGTGTTTGACGTTTATGTCGGCGGAGAGCCCAAGGGAATAAAAACTTCCTTTGCCCAGCTTTTAATTTCAGGGTTATCGGAAGAGAAGTTAATACCATCAATAATTAATCTCGTTAACTATTATAAAGAACATGCTAAAGGAAAGGAAAAATTCAGCAAATTTATTAATCGTATTTCACTAGACGAATTAAAAACTTTGAAATGGAATGAGCAACCATGA
- a CDS encoding DsrE/DsrF/DrsH-like family protein has protein sequence MEAVTEKTTIVLFSGELDKAIAAFIIANGAAAYDHEVTIFFTFWGLNALRKDEAIHTKKGLLEKAFGWMMPRGPQKLGLSKMNFGGMGPKMIKHVMKKHNALSLPQLIELAQEQGVKLVACTMTMDLLGLQREELIDDIQLAGVAGYLGDATDAKVNLFI, from the coding sequence ATGGAAGCTGTAACTGAAAAAACAACGATAGTCCTCTTCAGCGGGGAACTTGATAAAGCGATAGCTGCTTTTATTATTGCAAATGGAGCAGCTGCTTATGATCACGAGGTAACTATATTTTTCACCTTTTGGGGACTAAATGCTCTGCGCAAGGATGAAGCAATCCATACCAAAAAAGGGCTTCTTGAAAAAGCCTTTGGCTGGATGATGCCAAGAGGACCGCAAAAACTAGGCTTATCCAAAATGAATTTTGGCGGCATGGGACCTAAAATGATTAAGCATGTTATGAAGAAACATAATGCGTTATCACTGCCGCAGCTCATTGAACTTGCGCAGGAGCAAGGGGTTAAGCTTGTTGCATGTACAATGACAATGGATCTTCTTGGTTTGCAGCGTGAAGAGCTGATCGATGACATTCAACTTGCCGGTGTAGCCGGTTACTTAGGCGACGCCACCGATGCAAAAGTGAATTTATTTATATAA
- a CDS encoding GrpB family protein, with the protein MSTIVEIENYNPLWEHEFCEIRSTIEAEVGQFIRSVEHVGSTSVKGLGAKPILDIDIVIEDYSMLPLIIQGLEKIGYFHQQDWSFEGREAFGRKDMSVPWHKQREKWMEHHLYVCNRDSEELARHLAFRDYLREHPEAVIAYEQLKKELALQAQDRSGYTAGKTDFINEILKRVKLTKTKVH; encoded by the coding sequence ATGAGTACAATAGTTGAGATTGAAAACTATAATCCTCTTTGGGAGCACGAATTTTGTGAAATACGATCTACTATCGAAGCTGAAGTTGGGCAATTCATTAGGTCAGTTGAACATGTAGGAAGCACCTCTGTTAAAGGACTTGGTGCAAAGCCCATCTTGGATATAGATATCGTCATTGAAGATTATAGTATGCTGCCTCTGATCATCCAAGGGCTTGAGAAGATTGGTTATTTCCATCAACAAGATTGGAGTTTTGAAGGAAGAGAGGCCTTTGGCAGAAAAGATATGTCGGTTCCTTGGCATAAACAGCGTGAAAAATGGATGGAGCATCACTTGTACGTGTGCAATCGTGATAGCGAAGAATTAGCAAGACATTTGGCATTCCGCGATTATCTTAGGGAGCATCCCGAAGCTGTCATTGCGTATGAACAGTTAAAAAAGGAATTGGCATTGCAAGCTCAAGATCGGTCCGGTTATACAGCAGGTAAAACGGATTTTATAAATGAAATATTAAAAAGGGTAAAGCTCACGAAAACAAAGGTTCATTGA
- a CDS encoding ATP-binding protein, which translates to MKKTLSYRISILLIFYTTAILIIASIALATATHHHFQLYGEEIAQGSHDKTESLNSHLEQAVLQSIGLTVGGALIITLIMSIYIAKKISSPLVKMKNITLVMARGKRDVRLPIKGTPKDEVDQLAASINHLAEQLEQQEQLRVTMTENIAHELRTPLTTLNSYLSAIQDGIWEATPERIQSCREEIHRLVQMVNDLEELQTLTSTAQPLTLKDAPLTKSIEQVIDLMKPSFSDKGIILERGFIPEMTIHADKYRLIQIWTNLLSNALKFTSNGGKVSVYGKLVQQGVQITVKDTGIGIPTEQLAHVFERFYRVEKSRNRKSGGGGLGLAITKTLVERHGGQIWAESDEGTLFHVYLPNTVKNN; encoded by the coding sequence ATGAAAAAAACACTATCCTATCGGATTAGTATTCTTCTTATCTTTTATACCACAGCCATCTTAATCATTGCTTCCATTGCTTTAGCTACAGCCACTCATCATCATTTCCAGCTTTATGGTGAAGAGATAGCGCAAGGTAGCCACGATAAGACAGAGTCATTAAATTCACATTTAGAGCAAGCCGTTCTTCAATCCATTGGACTGACAGTAGGCGGAGCACTCATTATTACGCTTATTATGAGCATTTACATCGCTAAAAAAATTTCCTCTCCTTTAGTTAAAATGAAGAACATAACACTCGTTATGGCAAGAGGAAAACGAGATGTTCGACTACCTATAAAAGGAACTCCAAAAGATGAAGTCGATCAACTGGCTGCCTCTATCAATCATTTAGCTGAACAGCTTGAACAGCAAGAACAATTACGGGTGACGATGACCGAAAATATTGCTCATGAGCTTCGAACACCTTTAACGACATTAAATAGTTATTTATCAGCGATTCAAGATGGGATTTGGGAAGCTACTCCTGAACGCATTCAATCATGCAGAGAAGAAATTCACCGTTTAGTCCAAATGGTTAATGATTTGGAAGAACTGCAAACACTTACTTCTACAGCACAGCCGTTAACCTTAAAAGATGCTCCTCTAACAAAATCTATAGAACAAGTTATAGATCTTATGAAGCCCTCCTTTTCAGACAAAGGAATTATATTGGAAAGAGGTTTCATCCCTGAAATGACTATCCATGCTGATAAATACCGACTCATTCAAATATGGACAAATTTATTATCGAATGCTCTAAAGTTTACTTCTAATGGTGGAAAGGTATCGGTATATGGGAAATTGGTTCAACAAGGTGTTCAAATAACCGTCAAGGATACTGGAATCGGAATACCAACAGAGCAGCTCGCGCATGTATTCGAACGTTTCTATCGTGTGGAAAAATCACGGAACCGGAAATCGGGAGGCGGGGGCTTAGGACTGGCTATTACGAAAACGCTTGTCGAACGTCACGGAGGACAAATTTGGGCTGAAAGTGATGAAGGGACTTTATTTCATGTGTATTTACCGAATACAGTAAAGAATAACTAA
- a CDS encoding sulfite exporter TauE/SafE family protein, translating to MDIILYIIMTLLGFVGSFFSGLLGIGGAIINFPLLLYVPSSLGLAQFTAKEVASISMFQVFFASLAGIIAFRQKSNQTAVIHKGLVIYMGSSILMGSLIGGFGSRFLNEDAINIIYGTLSVIAVVLMLVPNRGKQQLNINEITFNKLIAVTSAFIVGIVSGVVGAGGAFILIPIMLTVLKIPTRTTIASSLAIVFVSAIGGVIGKLSAGSIPIWPTVFVVLGSLIGAPIGSRISSKINVKYLRYGLVVLLIFTAIKVWSSILQ from the coding sequence ATGGACATTATCCTTTACATCATCATGACGCTGCTCGGTTTTGTCGGTTCCTTTTTTTCGGGATTACTTGGCATAGGCGGGGCCATAATAAATTTTCCCCTTTTATTATATGTTCCATCCAGTCTTGGCTTAGCGCAGTTTACGGCAAAAGAAGTGGCATCCATCAGCATGTTTCAAGTTTTCTTCGCTTCGTTAGCTGGGATTATCGCTTTCCGTCAAAAAAGCAATCAAACAGCAGTCATTCATAAAGGTCTTGTTATTTATATGGGCAGCAGTATTTTAATGGGCAGTTTAATTGGCGGATTCGGATCTCGTTTTCTTAATGAAGATGCCATTAATATTATATACGGAACATTATCGGTTATTGCTGTTGTTTTAATGCTCGTTCCAAACCGGGGAAAACAACAATTAAATATAAATGAAATCACTTTTAATAAGCTCATTGCGGTAACGTCTGCTTTCATTGTTGGCATTGTGTCAGGAGTTGTTGGAGCAGGTGGTGCTTTTATTCTAATCCCAATCATGTTGACGGTCTTAAAAATTCCGACAAGGACAACCATTGCCTCATCATTAGCGATCGTATTTGTATCGGCGATTGGTGGTGTCATCGGCAAGCTATCCGCTGGTTCCATTCCGATATGGCCAACTGTATTTGTTGTATTGGGCAGCTTAATCGGTGCACCAATTGGATCTAGAATCAGCTCTAAAATAAACGTGAAATATTTGCGATATGGGCTTGTTGTATTACTCATTTTCACAGCGATTAAAGTGTGGTCATCCATATTGCAATAG
- a CDS encoding DUF6886 family protein, which produces MRLFHVSEESDITLFEPRIPSRVDMDQSKGLVWAINEQCLPNFLTPRNCPRVTYHSHETTTDEHKKLYLSSNSLDHVVAIEHKWFEIMRETTLYLYEFDTVDFYGTDKSAGYYVSEKTQIPINKIIVHDLFGELIRRNVEVRMIDNLWDLNDKIATTSFNWSMCRMGFAAQRKESV; this is translated from the coding sequence TTGAGATTATTTCATGTGAGCGAAGAAAGTGATATTACACTTTTTGAACCTAGAATACCTTCTCGAGTGGATATGGATCAAAGCAAAGGGTTGGTATGGGCAATAAATGAACAATGCTTGCCGAATTTCCTAACACCTCGCAATTGTCCTAGAGTAACTTATCATAGTCATGAAACGACCACAGATGAGCATAAAAAACTTTATTTAAGCTCAAATTCGTTGGATCATGTTGTTGCGATTGAGCATAAATGGTTTGAAATCATGAGGGAAACCACATTGTATTTATATGAATTCGATACGGTTGATTTCTATGGCACAGATAAAAGTGCTGGTTACTATGTGAGCGAAAAAACACAGATCCCCATCAATAAAATAATTGTTCATGATTTGTTTGGAGAACTCATACGCAGAAATGTCGAGGTTCGCATGATCGATAATTTGTGGGATTTGAATGATAAAATTGCAACCACAAGCTTTAATTGGTCGATGTGCAGAATGGGTTTTGCCGCGCAGAGAAAGGAATCAGTATGA
- a CDS encoding serine hydrolase domain-containing protein produces the protein MNELLSEWKITEGHLDVVPEEVGLSSHQLNKLDNHFLNLIAQKKIQAASFLVAREGKIAAWKSMGRLHGSTDQGELQPDSLRKMSSITKAFTSVAIMKLIEDGKLYIDLTVSSILEEFNNPVHKDITLFHLLTHTSGILPVTGYYNEPYPREWWGASGMDNWIRKVLQGPLVCQPGDAYNYSTVGFALLGEIISRVSGKQYEDYITENIIEPLQMTRTFFDVPEHLHSEVCSVDQMDIERLSRENDGSPMPPRSDSGLYSTLFDMWKFGQMLLNGGTFEGQRILGRKSVDLMTRRHLFNVPAYHWGGKIKDKGHALGLDLAIHHLSYESVGTYQLEGSGRTGFFVDPVEKLVVIFMVPSIYSWIPESVLGTKQIIWSSLV, from the coding sequence ATGAATGAATTGCTAAGCGAGTGGAAAATAACAGAGGGCCACTTGGATGTTGTGCCCGAAGAGGTTGGGCTCAGCTCACATCAATTAAATAAGCTGGATAATCACTTTCTGAATCTGATCGCACAGAAAAAAATTCAAGCAGCCAGTTTTCTCGTTGCACGAGAAGGAAAGATCGCCGCATGGAAATCAATGGGTCGACTTCATGGATCCACAGACCAAGGTGAACTGCAGCCGGATTCCTTGCGTAAAATGTCATCCATAACGAAAGCATTCACAAGTGTTGCAATCATGAAGCTCATAGAGGACGGTAAGCTTTATATCGATCTGACTGTGTCCAGCATTTTGGAAGAATTCAATAATCCTGTACATAAAGATATCACCTTGTTCCACTTATTAACGCATACGTCTGGTATTTTACCAGTCACCGGATATTACAATGAGCCCTATCCTAGAGAATGGTGGGGGGCTAGCGGCATGGATAATTGGATTCGAAAAGTGTTGCAAGGCCCGCTCGTTTGCCAACCTGGGGATGCCTATAATTATTCTACGGTGGGCTTCGCTCTGCTGGGCGAGATCATCTCAAGAGTATCTGGTAAGCAGTATGAGGACTACATTACGGAGAACATTATCGAACCACTCCAAATGACACGTACTTTTTTTGATGTTCCTGAGCATCTGCACTCTGAAGTATGCAGTGTAGATCAGATGGATATCGAAAGGTTAAGCAGAGAAAATGACGGTTCCCCTATGCCGCCTCGTTCGGATAGTGGACTTTATTCAACACTATTTGATATGTGGAAATTCGGACAAATGCTGTTGAATGGCGGAACCTTTGAAGGTCAGCGTATCCTTGGCAGAAAGTCGGTAGATCTGATGACTCGCCGACATCTGTTTAACGTTCCCGCCTATCATTGGGGAGGTAAAATCAAAGATAAAGGTCATGCTCTTGGTTTAGATTTAGCTATTCATCATCTTTCATATGAATCAGTAGGCACCTACCAGCTGGAGGGTTCAGGAAGAACCGGATTTTTTGTGGACCCGGTTGAGAAGCTCGTTGTTATATTCATGGTACCTTCCATTTACTCATGGATACCTGAATCGGTACTTGGTACCAAACAAATTATATGGTCAAGTTTGGTTTAG
- the cdaS gene encoding sporulation-specific diadenylate cyclase CdaS — protein sequence MDDIKCDFSPMKVEVKGKLLHLRESLESLIKDLDHDAGNCLLNEFHSMKEQVFETESIATTFYLKCYLAPYTAKYDELSHAISHLSKRRHGALLVVQRSDSIDRYITHGVLISAMLTHSLIESIFTPGGPLHDGAVLIQNDKIISAGNVLPLTQRDSEQKKLGTRHRAGLGLSELSDALVIIVSEETGQASFSLEGNLYPFSPGNDLLH from the coding sequence ATGGATGATATAAAATGTGATTTCTCTCCAATGAAAGTTGAAGTGAAAGGCAAGCTTCTACATTTGCGTGAATCCCTTGAATCTTTGATAAAGGATTTGGATCATGATGCTGGCAATTGCTTGCTAAACGAGTTCCATTCTATGAAAGAACAAGTTTTTGAGACGGAATCGATTGCAACAACCTTTTATTTAAAATGTTATCTTGCACCTTATACCGCTAAATATGACGAGTTGTCCCATGCAATATCCCATTTATCGAAACGGCGCCATGGGGCGCTTCTCGTCGTGCAAAGATCAGATTCAATCGATAGGTATATTACTCATGGCGTATTAATTTCTGCCATGCTGACGCATTCGTTAATAGAATCTATTTTCACGCCTGGCGGTCCGCTCCACGACGGCGCAGTTTTAATCCAAAATGATAAAATTATATCTGCTGGCAATGTCCTCCCGTTAACGCAAAGAGACAGCGAGCAGAAGAAGCTTGGAACTAGACATCGTGCCGGTCTTGGTTTATCAGAATTAAGTGATGCACTTGTTATCATCGTATCAGAAGAAACCGGACAAGCTTCCTTCAGCTTGGAAGGAAATTTATATCCCTTTTCACCTGGCAATGATCTGCTCCATTAA
- a CDS encoding manganese efflux pump, whose translation MYLISIILIGLASNIDNLGIGVSFGTRLTKIPIVSNLFIAILAMAAAYLAITMGHLISGFMSQKHADLIGGSVIILLGLWSILPKQRTRVATSPLRETSDSERSITWQETISLGFALSLNCIATGFVAGVSGASPIMTAISVGTFSLITVAIGLRIGHEIARTWLGKYSTLIGGMILIVIGLMEIFL comes from the coding sequence ATGTATTTAATTTCAATCATTCTCATTGGACTGGCTTCTAATATTGATAATTTAGGAATTGGTGTATCCTTTGGCACGCGATTAACAAAAATTCCAATTGTCTCAAACTTGTTTATTGCCATATTGGCCATGGCTGCAGCATATTTAGCCATAACAATGGGTCACCTTATATCTGGTTTTATGAGTCAAAAGCATGCAGATTTAATTGGTGGTTCTGTCATCATACTTCTAGGTCTTTGGAGCATATTGCCTAAACAGAGGACAAGGGTTGCAACAAGTCCATTACGTGAGACAAGTGATTCGGAAAGATCTATTACTTGGCAGGAAACGATCTCATTAGGTTTTGCTTTATCATTAAATTGTATCGCTACAGGATTTGTAGCAGGTGTTAGTGGTGCGTCACCGATAATGACTGCAATTTCAGTTGGTACATTTTCACTAATAACCGTTGCTATCGGATTGCGGATTGGACATGAGATTGCAAGAACATGGTTAGGTAAATATTCTACGCTCATCGGCGGTATGATACTCATTGTAATAGGCCTTATGGAGATTTTTTTGTAA
- a CDS encoding rhodanese-like domain-containing protein, translating to MLILLALTGLFSMWFIYRRFSPLKNLTYVDEKALNEKGVIPDSSKILDVRDSTDYEKCHVDGSINISIGRLPYLWNKELAPNDSVLILSDSFYKSKKAAKILEKHGFSQLFTVRNQQCA from the coding sequence ATGTTGATTTTACTTGCTCTAACTGGTTTATTCTCGATGTGGTTCATTTATAGAAGATTCTCGCCCCTAAAAAATTTAACTTATGTCGACGAAAAAGCGCTAAATGAAAAAGGCGTTATACCTGACAGCAGCAAAATACTCGATGTCCGCGATTCAACTGATTATGAGAAATGTCATGTGGATGGTTCGATTAATATATCAATTGGTCGGCTCCCTTATTTGTGGAACAAAGAGCTTGCACCAAATGACTCCGTCTTAATTTTGTCGGACAGTTTCTATAAAAGTAAAAAGGCTGCGAAAATCCTTGAAAAACATGGTTTCAGCCAGCTGTTTACTGTACGAAACCAACAATGTGCATAG
- a CDS encoding IclR family transcriptional regulator translates to MSGVISKAIHILDLLVPHGSEKEMSATEISRELDMPVQSAHRILHSLSEHGFVAQDKKSKKYKLGLSIMKYGFLMWDSLMFRSLARPFMVELSQKTKETIYLATRENQEGVYIDSIDSPQMLKISEPIGLRLPLYIGASNRAILAHLPSTMQEAILQGVDWTTIPSLIPLSKEMIQTALEIIRSRGYAITSGEATDGTTGIGAPIFSYDNTVIGSLNVAGPAIRFTPSKIESYGQQAKKYADLISKELGFRNKIRWSE, encoded by the coding sequence ATGTCCGGGGTCATTTCCAAAGCTATTCACATATTGGATCTGCTTGTACCGCATGGCAGCGAGAAAGAAATGAGTGCAACAGAAATCAGCAGGGAACTCGACATGCCCGTACAAAGCGCGCATCGGATTCTTCATTCTTTATCCGAACATGGATTTGTTGCTCAAGATAAAAAATCGAAAAAATATAAATTAGGACTTTCCATTATGAAATACGGTTTTTTGATGTGGGACAGTCTAATGTTCAGGTCACTGGCTAGACCATTCATGGTCGAACTATCGCAAAAAACGAAAGAAACGATTTATTTGGCTACAAGAGAGAACCAAGAAGGCGTCTATATTGATTCCATCGATTCACCGCAAATGTTGAAAATTTCCGAACCTATCGGACTTAGGCTGCCACTCTATATAGGAGCATCTAATCGCGCTATTCTTGCTCATTTGCCATCCACGATGCAAGAAGCTATATTGCAAGGTGTGGATTGGACAACAATACCGTCGCTGATTCCATTATCCAAAGAAATGATTCAGACTGCTCTAGAGATCATTCGCTCCCGAGGTTATGCCATCACATCAGGAGAAGCAACGGATGGAACAACTGGCATCGGGGCTCCCATCTTTTCTTATGATAATACCGTTATTGGATCACTGAATGTAGCTGGTCCCGCGATACGCTTTACGCCAAGTAAAATCGAGAGCTACGGTCAGCAAGCAAAAAAGTATGCGGATCTCATCTCCAAAGAACTGGGGTTCCGCAATAAGATACGTTGGAGCGAATAG
- a CDS encoding cyclic nucleotide-binding domain-containing protein, with protein sequence MQEIKDREQLHHFLQAHQLEATFGEQLLPHLSLFCFDHEELICSQGQSSKYLYFLVQGKIKIYTTSKDGKTLILTFKTSLDVVGDIEYVQDIDIINTVEAVSTVYMIGIHHQWLNKYGKDHSPLLQFLLKIIARKFLKNSNALSFNILHPVEVRLASYLLSVSYDDSEYLIKGQRKTISLKDTTNLIGTSYRHLNRVVQQFCAKGLIERKNGGILVKNKDGLRALASQNIYE encoded by the coding sequence ATGCAAGAAATTAAAGATCGCGAGCAGCTCCACCATTTTTTACAAGCGCATCAATTGGAAGCAACATTCGGGGAACAACTATTACCCCATTTGTCACTATTCTGCTTTGATCATGAGGAGCTTATTTGTTCCCAAGGTCAATCTTCAAAATATCTCTATTTTCTCGTTCAAGGAAAGATAAAGATCTACACAACCTCAAAAGATGGGAAAACACTTATTCTTACTTTCAAAACCTCCCTTGATGTAGTGGGGGATATTGAATATGTGCAAGACATTGACATTATTAATACGGTTGAAGCCGTGTCGACTGTATACATGATTGGAATTCATCATCAGTGGTTGAATAAATACGGCAAAGATCATTCACCGCTGCTGCAATTTTTATTGAAAATTATAGCTCGGAAATTTTTAAAAAATTCGAATGCATTAAGCTTCAATATTTTGCACCCTGTAGAGGTTCGATTGGCGAGCTATCTATTGTCCGTCTCCTATGATGATTCAGAATATCTAATTAAAGGGCAGCGAAAAACAATCAGCTTAAAGGATACGACTAACTTGATTGGAACGAGCTATAGACATCTCAATCGGGTTGTCCAGCAATTTTGTGCAAAAGGTTTAATTGAGCGGAAGAATGGAGGCATTCTTGTTAAAAACAAGGATGGACTACGCGCACTCGCCAGCCAAAATATTTATGAGTAA
- a CDS encoding DMT family transporter, whose amino-acid sequence MKGSIFAFLGGVLITLQGVANSRISQDIGTWQTATITQFTGFIAALIILLFVRDKQWSGFKQVKPLYLIGGSFAAIIIFSNVTAIQQIGVTLSISAMLIAQLSLAFIVDSQGWFGVAKQKMRLPQFIGIGMMIAGVVILRL is encoded by the coding sequence ATGAAAGGGAGCATTTTTGCATTTTTAGGCGGGGTCTTAATTACACTGCAAGGTGTTGCTAATTCAAGAATTAGTCAAGATATCGGCACTTGGCAAACCGCAACGATTACCCAGTTCACCGGCTTCATAGCAGCCTTGATTATTCTGTTATTCGTCAGGGATAAACAGTGGTCCGGTTTTAAACAAGTAAAACCCTTATATCTAATCGGCGGTTCCTTTGCAGCTATTATCATCTTCAGCAATGTCACTGCAATTCAACAAATTGGCGTTACACTTAGCATATCTGCCATGCTGATTGCCCAGTTAAGCCTGGCTTTTATCGTCGATAGTCAAGGATGGTTCGGGGTTGCAAAGCAGAAGATGAGGCTGCCTCAATTCATCGGTATTGGGATGATGATAGCTGGGGTGGTCATATTGCGGTTATAA
- a CDS encoding response regulator transcription factor, with translation MSKILVVEDEDKIREVIIAYLNKAGYSACEASDGQSALHEIDKQPFDLIILDLMLPDINGELLCRQIRGTNPVPIIMLTAKASLNHRIQGLSAGADDYIVKPFDPHELLARVRSVLRRTNHQELLADRLEYGNGRLSLDSQAKQVYINQEPINLTPNEYKLLVAMARNAERTLSREQLIDMVMGIDFEGDARTIDQHVKNLRQKIEEDAKNPMFIQTVFGAGYRFHGGGK, from the coding sequence ATGAGTAAAATTTTAGTTGTAGAGGATGAAGATAAAATTAGAGAGGTTATAATCGCTTATCTAAACAAGGCTGGTTATAGTGCATGTGAAGCTAGTGATGGCCAAAGTGCGTTGCATGAAATCGATAAGCAGCCCTTTGATTTAATCATTCTTGACTTGATGCTCCCTGACATTAATGGAGAGCTGCTGTGCAGACAAATACGAGGAACTAATCCGGTACCCATCATCATGCTAACGGCTAAAGCTTCTCTAAATCATCGCATCCAAGGGTTATCTGCTGGAGCTGACGATTATATCGTGAAACCATTTGATCCCCATGAATTATTGGCTAGAGTTCGTTCTGTCCTGCGGCGTACTAATCATCAAGAGCTTCTCGCTGATCGTTTGGAATACGGTAATGGACGATTAAGTTTGGATAGCCAAGCTAAACAGGTTTACATCAATCAAGAACCCATAAATTTAACACCCAATGAATATAAACTGCTTGTTGCTATGGCTAGAAATGCTGAAAGAACACTTTCCCGCGAACAATTAATTGATATGGTGATGGGAATCGATTTTGAAGGGGATGCTCGTACAATTGATCAGCATGTCAAAAATTTACGGCAAAAAATAGAGGAGGATGCTAAAAATCCAATGTTCATTCAGACGGTTTTTGGTGCCGGCTATCGCTTTCATGGAGGAGGCAAATGA
- a CDS encoding DMT family transporter produces MMIGLIFAVLTGCLVSLQNIFNSKVNERINTWTTTALVLGMGFLASFVIGFVFEGEQLFVLQNMKPWYWFSGLIGVGVVTCLVQGIRRLGPTYAISIVLTAQLGTALLWDSQGWLGIEKVAFTTNKGLGVLVIVCGIIVFKISGARKKVTA; encoded by the coding sequence ATGATGATCGGGCTTATATTCGCAGTTCTCACTGGTTGTTTGGTCAGTTTGCAAAATATATTCAATAGCAAAGTCAATGAACGAATAAATACATGGACAACTACTGCCTTAGTATTAGGCATGGGCTTCCTTGCCTCATTTGTTATCGGATTCGTATTCGAAGGCGAACAGTTATTTGTATTACAAAATATGAAGCCATGGTACTGGTTCAGCGGTCTAATCGGCGTAGGCGTCGTTACTTGTCTGGTACAAGGCATTAGGCGGCTTGGCCCGACGTATGCCATCTCTATCGTTCTAACCGCACAGCTGGGAACTGCTTTATTGTGGGACTCGCAAGGGTGGCTAGGTATCGAAAAAGTAGCGTTCACAACGAATAAAGGGTTAGGTGTCCTTGTAATCGTCTGTGGTATCATTGTATTTAAAATAAGCGGTGCTCGTAAGAAAGTTACAGCATAA
- a CDS encoding metal-sensitive transcriptional regulator — protein sequence MAYVYTDEMKTRLRRIEGQVRGVLRLMDEQQSCKDVVSQLSAVRNAADKAMAQIVAENLHQCIIEEQSTGGDTNKLVKEAIELLVKSR from the coding sequence ATGGCATATGTTTATACTGATGAAATGAAAACACGTCTAAGAAGAATAGAGGGTCAGGTTCGAGGCGTATTGAGATTGATGGATGAACAGCAATCCTGCAAGGACGTAGTGAGCCAGCTGTCAGCAGTACGCAATGCAGCAGATAAAGCAATGGCCCAAATTGTTGCGGAAAACCTTCATCAATGTATTATTGAAGAACAGTCAACTGGTGGCGATACGAATAAGCTGGTTAAAGAAGCGATTGAGCTACTTGTGAAAAGTCGGTAA